TGTCGATTCCGAAACCCCATGCTTACGCATGGGGCTAAGTGCTGCCGCCGCTGTCGCGGCTGACCTGCTTTGCCAATTGTGGCCACGTAGGAACGATACGTTGTCCAGAGCACCGGATTGTTACTCAGTGCTAGAGCGACGGCGAATTTGGTTCGGTCGTTGCTCGAACAATGGGTAGACAGAAAAATGGGCGCGACAGAAAAATGAGAGTGCCATGGCGATTCCCGTTTCATTTCCAACGCTGGCGTCGTTGCTATTTTCTAACCTTCCATCTTTTAACCTTTTGCTTTTTCCGGTGGTGCGCTGCATCAGGAAGGCGATCGCTGTTGTTGTGTTACAAGAAGTTGATGCGACGAATGAGCTGAAACTCTTGACGGCTTGTTGATTTTGTCCAAATGCAAATCGTATCGGTGAGCCGTAAGGCAGCGGGTGGTGCCTGGGACCCGGCCGCTGACGCGTCTCGGCTCAGTAAATCAATAAGCCTTTGGCGTGAGCGATGGGGAGAGTGTCGGAGCGAGAGTATCGCGTGCATCGATCATGGGGCGTATGGGCGGTGGCGGTTCCAGCTTGGAAAGCTGGCCGACAATGGTGGGTGCCGAAACTTATGACAAGTTTCGCTACGGGGAACATTGTCGCTCGGCTTTCCAAGCCGATTGCGTGCGGTGTGGTTGGATTGTTAACGCGAGAGAATCGCGTGCGTCGATCATGGGGCGTTTGGGCGGTGGCGGTTCCAGCTTGGAAAGCTGGTCGACAATGGGGGGTGCCGAAACTTTTGACAAGTTTCGCTACGGGGAACAATGTCGCTCGGCTTTCCAAGCCGATTGCGTGCGGTGTGGTTGGATTGTCGGAGCGAGAGAATCGCGTGCATCGATCATGGGGCGTTTGGGCGGTGACGGCTCCAGCTTGGAAAGCTGGCCGACAATGGTGGGTGCCGAAACTTTTGACAAGTTTCGCTACGGGGAACATTGTCACTCGGCTTTCCAAGCCGAGTGCGTGCGGTGTGGTTGGATTGTCGGCGCGGGAGAATTGCGGGCATCGATCATGGTGCGTTTGGGCGGTGGCGGTTCCAACTTGGAAAGCTGGCCGACAATGGTGGGTGCCGAAACTTTTGACAAGTTTCGCTACGGGGAACATAGTCGCTCGGCTTTCCAAGCCGGTTGCGTGCGGTGTGATTAGAGTATCGGAACGAGGATATCGCGTGCGTCGATCATGGGGCGTTTGGGCGGTGGCGGTTCCAACTTGGAAAGCTGGCCGGGATGGTGGGTGCCGAAACTTTTGACAAGTTTCGCTACGGGGAACATTGTCGCTCGGCTTTCCAAGCCGATTGCGTTGCGCCGTGATTAGAGTGTCGGAGCGAGAGAGTCGCGTGCGTCGATCATGGGGCGTTTGGGCGGTGGCGGTTCCAGCTTGGAAAGCTGGCCGACGATGGTGGGTGCCGAAACTTTTGACAAGTTTCGCTACGGGGAACATTGTCGCTCGGCTATCCAAGCCGATTGCGTTGCGCCGTGATTAGAGTGTCGGAGCGAGAGTATCGCGTGCGTCGATCATAGTGCGTTTGGGCGGTGGCGGTTCCAGCTTGGAAAGCTGGCCGACAATGGTGGGTGCCGAAACTTTTGACAAGTTTCGCTACGCGGTGCATTGTCGCTCGGCTTTCCAAGCCGGTTGCGTTGCGCCGTGATTAGAGTGTCGGAGCGAGAGTACCGCGAGCATCGATCATGGGGCGTTTGGACGGTAGCGATTCCAGCTTGGAAAGCTGGCCGACGATGGTGGGTGCCAAAACTTTCCACAAGTTTCGCTACGCGGTGCATTGTCGCTCGGCTTTCCAAGCCGATTGCGTTGCGCCGTGATTAGAGTGTCGGAGCGAGAGTACCGCGAGCATCGATCATGGGGCGTTTGGGCGGTGACGGCTCCAGCTTGGAAAGCTGGCCGACAATGGGGGGTGCCGAAACTTTTGACAAGTTTCGCTACGGGCATCATTGTCGCTCGGCTTTCCAAGCCGATTGCGTTGCGCAGTGATTAGAGTGTCGGAGCGAGAGAATTGCGTGCGTCGATCATGGTGCGTTTGGACGGTGGCGGTTCCAGCTTGGAAAGCTGGCCGACAATGGGGGCCTGATCGTGGTTTCGAAACTCTTGACGAGTTTTGCTACGCCCGGACCACGGTAGGGGACGCTTATTTGGGCTTGGTCTTGGGCAACGACAGGTTGCTTGGGCCACAGGTGTATGTGAACCCCGTTTTGATGAATGGTACTAGTACGCTGTCACGAGCGACCGAGATGTAGATGTCGTATTCGTCGGCGTCGATTTGATTGATGGTGCATGGAATCGATTCGCGAACTCCGTTCGCGTACAGATCCAGCGTCGCTGTGAAGGTTCCTCCAGCGTCTTTAAGGTGCTGCTCCCATTCATCGATGCCAATGAACTCGTATTCCGAATGTTCGTCGTCATCCGTGGACGGGGCTTCCCGCAACGGTGGGGCTTTTACCGCGTGTTGCACCGGAACTCGATCGGTCCACGCTAATTGTTGTTGTAACTTAGGCCCTGACCAGATTTCGTCGCCACCGGACCAACGGAACGCCTTGGCGTCTTGGCCAGCGAGTTCGGATGCAATCGAAAACAATCGCAATAACGAGTTCGCTTGCTCGTCCAAGATGGCGATTTTGGTTGCCATCACCGGCGTGCTCAAGGAATCGCCAAGCCCACCGGGCAAATTGTCAGTTTGGTATTGGCGTTCACGCCAGCTGATTAGGATCCGTTGACCTGCAGTTGACTGAAATAGCCACGCTTGGGTGTCAGCATTCTTATCGCGACGATTTTCGTGTTTGACGGATTCGAAGGTAAAGGATTCACCCAAGACGGATTCCAACGCATCGGCTAATGGTTGCGGCTCGAATGACGCATCGCGTTCACGCAAGAGTTCGCCTGCAGAATCGACCAGGATATAGGGAATTCGAAGCGGATATTGCCGGATCAAATCGGCTAGTTCGGGCGAATCTACATCACGGTTCAATCCAATGGTGCTGGATCGACGCTGCAGCCATCCGGTTGCACTCGATTTTACGGCTGCATCAAGGTGGCTTTGTAGTGACGCAAAATCGCCGTTGGCGATGTCAACGACGGCTTGATCAGCCACCTCACTATCGGGAATTGGGTTTGCCGCAATCCACTGTTTGGCTTCGTCGACCTGCCCAGCACGAACCATCGCAGCGACGGCATCCTCGATCCGTTGCGGAAGGCTCCACGAATCATCACCCGAGTGTTCGACGCTCCTTTGGTAGGCGTCAATCGCATCCTGCAATCGGTTGATGCTGAGGTAGTAATCACCGATTTCGGATTGCAAGCCGGGATCGAGATTGTCCGAATGTTGCGGCAATTGTTCCGCACGTTGCAGCCAAGCGGCGAGTTCGTTGTCGTCCGCGATCCGGATGGACTCACGAATGGCGGCACTTGTCAAAACATCCAGATCGATCGTGTCCTCGAAATCGAGATCGTCAAGCGTGGTGTCGGCTGGAACCGCATGGGCGTAGACCAGATCACTCGCAAATTGGCGGATTAGTTCGTTAACGAAATAGCTTTCGTCGGCCTCGTATACCGAGGACCCCAAATCAATCGCTTGGCGATGATAGGTCATGGATTGTTCGGCTTCTTTGTTCGCCGTCGCCTCGGCGGCCTGGATACGCAGTCGCTGGAGGCGAACCGAATCCGAGTGGGTTGTGGCGGTGGATTCAAGGAAGCGATCGACCAGTGCCGAATTGGTACGCAGTAGCAGAAAGCTGCCCACACGATTGTGTTTGGCGGCATCGTCGGGCCATCGCTGGAGGATCTCGAGAGGACGATTGAGTTCCAGCAGCGAGTCGACGAGATAGTCCGCCGTGACATCGTCAAGCCAGCTGTCGTCGTCGAGTTCGTCTTCTGTCGCCTCGTCCAACTCGTCTGTCGCTTCCCACGGCTCGGTGTTTTGCGATTCGTTTGTTGGCTGGGAGTCGACCGAGTTCCGCCAAGCCAGGAAAGCGTCGAACGACGTCACTGCTTGTTCGTAGTCACCGTTGGTGTAGTTCGCCCACGCGGATAGCGCGGTGTGCCAACCGTTATGGCTAAGTGGGCTGTCCGACTTTAACGCCGAGAGCAATTTATCAAGATCGCAGTACAGCGAATCATCGTAAGCTCGCAGGACTAGGCTGCGCAACAAGTCATCATCGGGAGGTGATTCGGCAAACAGTTGATCGAAGTCATCGTTTTCCAAACGGACATCGAGATGATTTTCAGTCGCAATCGTCTTGAGGTAATCGGATTCCGCGTTCTTTTTGCCTGCTAAGAAATGGGCAGCGGCGGCGTCGAGTTGATCGTGACTCCAGGCCAAATTGCCCAAGGCAATTTCCAGTAACCCTGATGGTACATCGGATCGACCTTTGAGTTCGTCGACGATCGCCTGGGGCAATTCAGAGGACTTGCGAAACGTTTGCGATAGCAGCTGTGTCCATTGGTATTGTTCGTCGTGCTCGGCAATGATATCGATGATTTTGGCAACGTCCTGCGGGCGTGCCTGGGCGATCGCGTTGTAGAAGATGACCGAATCCAAGGGACAGACGCGAAGTGCCTGGATTGCCGCAACCGATGCTTTTTCGTTTTGATCCAGTTCGTCATAGATCAACGATCCGATCCAGAATCCGTTGGGATGATTTGGCGATTGTTTCTGAGCCTGGTTGACTGCTTGCAGCGCAAGATCGTACTCGGCGAGGTTGTAATAGCAGACCGCTAGCGATGGCCACACGCCCCACATCGAGTTGGGCGATTCAATGGACTTTAATACGCGTACGGCTTCATCGTATTGCTCTAGCCGCATCCACGTGTACGCGGCTTGTAATCGCAGCACCGGACGGTCTTGCGGCAACATCGGCATCATTTCCGCTTTCCGGATGATTTGCTTCGCTCGCTCGAGGTCGTCGTCATACCATGCGATTTCTGCTTCGCTTAACTCAGCCAACGCATTGTCGTAACCTTCGTCCAGTGGCGGATCGCCATGTAGGTACGAGGCATATTCATCCGATAGCCGCCGGCCAAACTCGAGCCGCTGCCAGTCATAAAATTTCCACTTGCCGTTTTCGTAAACTAAGAACCACTGCAACGATTCGACTTGATCGTCATCGGAATAACCCATCAGGTCGACGACGGCGAGTTTGCCAGTCGAGTCGATGCGAACATCGAGGATACGTACTTCACCCGAGATTGCATCGGGATTCGGTTGGAATTGCGTCAGCCAGTTTCGCAGTGCCAAACGATCGATGATGCTGAGTGAACCGCCACTCTCGTTGCTCATCGCAACGGCTTCGATAAACATCGTCAAGCTAAAGGGGACGTCATCGCCGTTTTCCAGTCTGGCGTTGCTGGCGTTGACAAAATCTTCGATCGCCGGGTCAATCGAAGAAGTGGATTGCGTTTGTTTTTCATCGAGTAAACGGTCCAGCGACCGATTGAAATCGACCGCGTCCTGCTGGAATGCATCTTCGCGTGCTGCCAGTTCCACCTCAGTTGCCGGTCGTGCCATTCGCTGCATGGCAACGTAGGCGATGGTGCCCAATCCAGCACAAAACAGGGCCATCGCCGCCATGATGATCGCAACAATGATCAACACGCGTTTGGTGGATGGTGATGCCGGATCCGGTTGATGAGCGGGATATTGTTCCGAAAATGGATTCGATTGAGACACGTCCGTTATCCGTTGCGAATGGTGGCACTTGGGGATCGCCGGTTTAGATTGGTCGGCAGCACCGACCGTTGGGCGGCAATCATGTTACCTGCAAAACGTGTCCCGCCCAATTCGCGGTTGGCCAATTTACGGAGCGATTGGGCCAATTCTCGAGTCGATGTAGCGAATTGGGGAGTCTATTTAGCGGATTCGCGGGCGTTGAATTCCATTTTCCACTTTTCGTCGCCGCGTGTGCTATGGCACCACAACTCGAACATCCCCAATTCTGTGATCCGGCTGGCGAATTTTACAGGGATGAACGCTTCGCCCGAAGTTGATTCGGAGGTCAGATGGACGGTGATCGGTTCGATCTCGACGACTTCCTCGGGACTCCAGCGATCGAGTTTCGACCCGGCTTGGTCATCCGAGCGGACTGCGGAGCTGAAGAAACGAAATTGAGCCGGTTTTCCGACGACGATTCCGACTTCTTCGCTTGGTACTTCGGTTTCGGTGCCCTCTTCCATCCCGCGAGCCGCAACGCACAACGCACGCAGCGGTCGCGGTACGCCGGGGATCGCCAATCCGGCGGTTTCGATGCCCACGTAATACGAGCGGGCCGTTCCGCCGCGGATGCGAATTCCGCCGCTTTGCTTGCTGAATCCGTAATACGCGGCGCCCATCGCGACAGAGGTATCCAGATCATCAAGCCCACCAAGGACGACGGGATCGTCATCGTACCAGCTGTTCAGCGTGTCCAGCATCCGGGTGCGAAGCGTTTCGCTACGGAAAACGCCGCCATTGAACAGAACGTGCGTTGGCGTCACGTTGGCGCTCGATTCGTCGGACGACTGGGCTGCCAAAAACGCAGCCACATGTTTGGTGATCGCCGCATCGGCTTCGTAGGGAAGTCCGATGTCTTGGAACCCCGATGCCGCGTTGTGTTCGGGTCGCGCTGCGGCGTCACATTTCGGGAAGAAACCTTCAACGATCAACTGCTGAGTTTCCGCCTTGCCAATTTCGGCGGATATCGTGCCACCGATCAGCGAGCTGCCGCGTCCCAACACCGAGACGGTTTGTTGTTCTGGGCCATCGGGTGACAGCAGTTGCTCTTTGGCATCGCGACACGCGTGCCATAGTGCCACGCTTTGCCAGGGATCCAAATCGTGGCCTGATTCCGCGAACTTGGTGCTGGCGAAATGTGCGAGCGCAAGGTCCATGTTGTCACCCCCGAGCAGCAAGTGGTTTCCGACTGCAAGCCGCTCGAGGTTCAGTTCCCCGTCTTTCTGTGAGACGGACACAAGTGTCAGGTCGGTGGTCCCGCCACCGACGTCAACGACCAACATGACATCGTCGGCATGCAGCGTTTGACGCCAATCGTCACCCTGGGCCGATAGCCATCGATACACGGCGGCTTGCGGTTCCTCGAGCAAGACAAAGGTTTCGGGCAGCCCCGCCGCCACGGCGGCTTGCCGCGTCAATTCACGTGCCGCCGGTGCAAAGGACGCAGGAACGGTCAGCACCACCTGCTGCTCGCGCAGCGGAGCGTCGTCGTGTTGTTCGTTCCACGCGGCGACCAGGTGTGACAGGAAGCGGACGGTGCATTCGTACGCCGACACCTTATTGACTTCGGGTGGTGATTGCCAAGGCAGCACGGCATCGGTGCGACCGACGCTGCTGTGGCAGAGCCAGCTTTTAGCGGCGACGACGACTCGCTGCGGATTGTCGGCGGCTTGAGATCGGGCGTACGCACCAACGACTCCACCAGCGGGATCCGGGTTATAGGCGGTGCGTAGCGAGTCGACTTCGGATTCGCGTGGCAGGTACAAGAAGGACGGAAGCGATTCACGGGCTTCGATTTGCCCCGGTTGGACCAATTGCGGAATCTTCATCAGTTGAAGATCGTCGGGGGCGTCCAACGGGCAAAACGCCACCACCGAATTAGTGGTGCCGAGGTCGATTCCGATACTGTAGCGGGCGTTCATATTGGAATAGTCTGTGGAGTCAATCGAGAGAGAGAAGACGCGAGCGCGATGGCCCCTGCGGTGGTATTGTCGACGCAAAATCGAAGCGTGCAAACGTGCCCTTTTGCCGAAGCGGCGGAGGTGTCCATTAGCACGCGATTATGACCCGATCTCGGCCTCTATCAGGCAACGCTGGCAAACCGAGTCCTATATCAACCCTGAATTTTCCGGTAGCGAAAGTCGTCGACGGCTTGTTGATTTAGCGAAGTTTCCTGCGGCAAGGGGTGTAGGATGGACTTCCTAGTCCGTCAATGGTGGATTCGACGGACTAGGAAGTCCATCGTACGACTAAATCGACAAGCCGCCCGCGACTTCCGCAACGCCACAGACGCACGAAGGCTTAAAAAAGATCGTTCACGGCGTTGGGCAGAAGTCAAGAAACGAGTGGCTTACTAACGCTGGACTTGTGCCGGTGCGATCACGTTGGCGTCACGCTCGCTGCCGCGGTACGTCGGCAATTCCACCTTGGTCGCTTGCCAGCCTTGGTGGATCAGTTTGCCTGAGGTCGCCGATCCTTCGCCGATCCACTGGTAGCGTTCGGGCGATCCGTCTTCGCCAACGTCCAACTGAGCCCCTTCGCCCACATCGCTGACGGGCGCGAGTTCAAAGAATCGGGCCAACGTCGATGCACACTGTTGCAAACAGGGTCGGGCGGCTGCGCCGACTTGAGCGTCGGCATACTTGGTCAGATCCTCTTGAACCAGATCAACAAAGCGGGCCTCGCGCTGCAGCGCCGACAGCAACGTGATCGCATCGCTTCGCACGGGCTTTGCCGCCGGCGGTGGAGCGGCCGCGGCGGGCTGCGGTTCCGTTTTCGGCAATAATTTCGGTTCGGTTTCCGGCGACGACTCGGGCTGTAACGCCTGACGAATTCGTTCGGAAGCCTGGTTGTCAAAAAGTGCTGCTGAGAACGCTCGAAAGGCGATTCCTAAGCCCATCCTACATGTCCCTAAAAATAAGGCCGTACAAAGGTGTCGTGATGACAGGCTAGACGCCTATCCCGGGGTTACTCGTTTTCGCTCTCGGCGATTTTCAGATCTTTATATTTTTCGTTCAGCTCTTCGACCAACAGGAAGCCGATGTCGGTGTTCGCGACATTGATGTACTTCAGTTTTGGAAGCGAGGCGAGTTTGCTGAAGCCTTCGTCCGTAAACCTTGTGCCGGCGACATTCAAACGTTCGAGGTTTTGCAATTTCATCAGCGTGTCGACCGACTCGTCGCTAACCTTCGTCGACATCAAATTGAGTTCCGTCAGATTGGTCAAATTGCCAAACGCGTTGACCGCCTCGTCATCGGTTTTGGTTTCCCATAGCCCGAGGTAGGTTAGCTTGGTCAAACCGCCGATGGTTTGCAGGCCTTCGGAGCTGACCAGCCGACATTCACTGATGTCGAGGAATTTGACGTTGGGCAGTTCGCTGATGATTTTCATTCCATCGTCATCGAGCGAGGTGTCGCGAAGTTCCAATCGTTCGAGCGTTTTCAGGTCCGCGATCGATTTAAGTCCTTCACCGGTCACATCGGAACCACGAATACGAAGTCGTTTTAATTTGGTCAGACCCTCGAGCGCCGGCATCCCTTCATCGTCGATCTTGGTGTAGTCGAGTTGGATGGATTCGAGTGATTTCATTTTGCCCAGCACTTCGAGCGACTTGTTGCTGATCGACGTGCAGTAGTTGGCGTTGAAAGATTTAAGCGAAAGTCCATCGAGTTTGGCGACGCCTTCGTCGGTCACCTTCGATTTTTCGAGCTGGATGTCTGCGAGCGACTTGATTTTGGCCAACGAGTCCAATCCCGCGTCAGCGATGTTGGTGTTACGCAGATCGATCGCACGCAGCTTTTTCAGCGGCGTCAAATGGGCGAGACCTTCGTCGGTCACTCCGGTACGACGCAGAAACAACGCCTCGAGATTTTCGAGTTTGCCCACCGATTGCAGCGTCACGTCGCTGATTGCCGAATCGGTCAAGGTCAAACGCTTGAGTTTGCCGAGTGACTCGATCGCCGCCATGCCTTTGTCGTCAACGCCGGGACCGTTAAAGATCGCCACCTCGACGCTGGGGAGGCCTCGCAGATGTGGCAGCGAGTCGGCGATGCTGACATCGCTTGAAACCGCGAGTTCGACCACGTTACCCGCGTGGTTTTTCTCCAACACATATCCCGCTTCCTCCAACGCCTCGACATCCTCGTCGTTGTCTGCGATGACCGGAGCCTTTTTAGGCTGCGAAACGGCCGCCGAGTCGCCCGGTTGTGACTGCGAATTCACTCCATCGGAATCCGATCGCGAACATCCAATCAGCATGGCAACGGTCAGCAACATGACGAATCGTGCTGCAGCGATGGGATGAAAACGAGTGTCGAAGGAGTGTTTTTGAGTCATGGAAGCTACTCGTGACTGAGAGAGGGAAGGAGGGGGGGATTCCATTTTATCGAAATGGCACGTTGCCGAAAGGGAGTCCGTTTCGTCAAAGGTGAAACCAACGATCGGTGAGCTGACCGATCGGTGATCCGACCGAGCGGTGACCGTCTGACAAACAACCTTAGTTTCAATGTTTTGCAGGGGAAAATACTAAAGTGTGAGGCTGTTTGTGGCAATCACGTTACGTCGGCGTAAAATGCTATAATCGTTAAATGTTGCCGCCGTGAGCTGCCGTTGTTATGGTAGCGTGGCGGTTTAACGCCCCATTCTCTCAACCTACCCCATCCTGTTACTTCCCTCCTTAAGGACCTTAGATGAGCAAGAAAACAACACGTCGAAACTTTATTGGCCAAAGTGCCGCATTAACAGCGGGCGTTGGTTTTTGGTCGGGAACTTCGCTAATTAGCCACGGCCAGGATTCGGCACTGCAAGGACTTTCGGCGGCCTGTATCGGCGTTGGCGGTAAAGGCGGCAGCGATACCAGTCACATCGGCGAACAAGGCGTCAACATCGTCGGTCTATGTGACGTCGATGGCGGCACGCTGACAAAGAAGGGGCGTGAATTTAAAGACGCAGAACAATTCACCGATTTCCGCGAAATGCTCGACAAACTTGGCGACAAGATCGACATCGTGACCGTCAGCACCCCTGACCACACTCACGCTGCGGCCGCGGTTCGTGCGATGCAGATGGGCAAACACGTTTATTGCCAAAAGCCTCTGACATGGTCGATCAGCGAAGCTCGTTTGATGCGTGAGACCGCTGCGGAGATGGGAGTGGTCACCCAAATGGGTAACCAAGGCACCTCGGCTGACGGGATGCGAGAAGCAGTCGAAGTCATTCGCAGCGGCGTGATCGGTGACGTCACCGAAATCCATATTTGGTCCAACCGTCCCGTTTGGCCTCAAGGCAAGGGACGTCCGGCCGGCGAAGATCCGATTCCAGAAGATTTGAACTGGGATGCTTGGATCGGCCCAGCACCGATGCGTCCGTTCAAGAAAGGCGAATACCACTCGTTCAATTGGCGTGGTTGGGTCGACTTCGGTACCGGAGCACTCGGCGACATGGCTTGCCACACGACCAATTTGTCGGTGATGGCATTGAATTTGTGGGATCCCGTTGCGGTGACCGCGGTCAAGAACCCCGGTATCTTCGAAGGCGAAACGTTCCCCGCCAGCTCGGCGTTGATGTTCGAGTTCCCTGAGCGTGATGGCTTGGCGGCTTGCAAGTTCCATTGGTACGACGGCGGTGAATTGCCATCGGACGACATCATCAGTCAATTGCCTGAGTCGTTCCAGAAAAAGATTGCTAACCAACGATCCGGTGGTGGCAAAACCAGTGGTGCCGTGCTTATCGGAACTAAGGGCGTTCTGTTTTCACCGGATGATTACGGTGCCCAGTACATCTTGTTGCCACGTGGTGAATTCGTTGACTTCAAACCACCAGCACAAACGTTGCCACGCATCCCATACAAGGGCGGTGGCGATGAGCGTCAAAAGTGGGAATTTGTGCAAACGGTCAAGGGCGACTACGAGCCTGGCACAATGGCAAACTTCGATTACGCAGGCCGCTTGACCGAAACCATCTTGGTCGGCAACCTCGCACTGCGAGCAGGCGAAGGCAAGCGAATCGAATGGGACGCCAAGACGATGCGAAGCACTAACGTTCCCGAAGTCAACCAATTCGTGCAACGTGAATATCGCAAGGGCTGGGAAATTCCCAAAATCGCAGCGACCGCAAACCGCTAAATCACTGCGTTGATTTGAGCTAATCTAGAAACCGCGCAGGCCGCAAAAGCCTGTGCGGTTTTTTCGTTCGGTTGTGGGATCGGCTTCCAGCGAGTCCGCCGTCCTATCATCGCGAATCACGCCACAGGTTTCGCGACGATTTCCTACCGTTCAAAATCCGGACTGGTTGCCCAACGGACTGGTTGTCCAACAATGCGGCAAGCGATTCTAATTGCCACGATGCAAATGTGCCTCACACCGCTCAACGAAGAAAGTCCATCATGTCCCGTAAGATTTTGATCCAACTCGACACGGATGCTCACGCCAGCACGTTCGATAGTGTGGTGGCGTACGATTCGGGAGTGGACGCATTGCTGAGCCACGCAAGCGTCACGTCGGAGAATGTCACACCACTGGTTCATGGAGCGATGTTTACTCGCGGCGGCGATGATCTAAAAAACACCGCGATCTTTATTGGCGGTTCGGACGTGCGACGTGCTCAATCGCTACTTGGAAAGGTCAAAGATTGCTTTTTCGGGCCCGTTCGCAACTCAGTCATGCTCGATGCTAACGGATGCAACACGACGGCGTCAGCGGCGGTGGTTTACGCCAGCCGCGAAGTTGATTTGGCCGGAGCCACTGCGGTCGTGATGGGAGCCACCGGACCAGTCGGCGAGAGAGTCGCTCGGCTGTTGGCGGCCGATGGTGCCAACGTGGTGGTCACCAGTCGATCGCTGGAACGGGCGAACGAAGTCGCCAACGTGATCAACGAACAAACCGAAGGTGGCTCGGTCAGCGGAGCTGCCGCCAGCGGGGCGGAGGATGTCAAAGCGTTGCTTGCCGACGCGAAGATTCTGATTGCATGTGGGGCGGCGGGTGTCCAGCTGGTCGACGGAGCGACTTTGAAAAGCAGCTCGTCATTGCGGGTGGCAATTGATTTGAATGCGGTGCCGCCCGCAGGGATCGAAGGCATCGGCGTGACCGACAAAAGCAAATCGATCGGCGAATTGAAAGTCTACGGCGCGATCGGTGTCGGCGGATTGAAGATGAAAACGCATCGCGCTGCGATTGCGTCGCTGTTTGAAACCAACGACCGCGTGCTCGATTACAGCGAGATCTACGCGATCGCCAAGAACGTGTCGTAGCGGAACTCGCGGGCGGCTTGTTGTTTTATTCGTACGATGGACTTCCTAGTCCGTCGAATCCACCATTGACGGACTAGGAAGTCCATCCTACACCCGTTGCCGCAGGAAACTCCAATAAATTAATGAGCCGTCACGAGTTTCGACAGATCACGGCCGAGCAACGTCCCTCGGCTTACCTTCGCTTTAATCTCGCACGTTCGGCCTCGTACCGGCGTTTAGCGCGTTTGTACTCACTCGCTTTGGTGCTGGCGTGAATCGCGCCAAAAAGACCAACGGCGATGAACACCAGTCCGAACAGCGGAAAGATTTTGGCCATGCTAAACGGTGATCGCGAAGTGATCGCAAATGCCATCACCGTCCAAAAGCCGCCGAATACCACAGCGACAATGCCGCCTA
The Novipirellula caenicola DNA segment above includes these coding regions:
- a CDS encoding tetratricopeptide repeat protein, with the translated sequence MSQSNPFSEQYPAHQPDPASPSTKRVLIIVAIIMAAMALFCAGLGTIAYVAMQRMARPATEVELAAREDAFQQDAVDFNRSLDRLLDEKQTQSTSSIDPAIEDFVNASNARLENGDDVPFSLTMFIEAVAMSNESGGSLSIIDRLALRNWLTQFQPNPDAISGEVRILDVRIDSTGKLAVVDLMGYSDDDQVESLQWFLVYENGKWKFYDWQRLEFGRRLSDEYASYLHGDPPLDEGYDNALAELSEAEIAWYDDDLERAKQIIRKAEMMPMLPQDRPVLRLQAAYTWMRLEQYDEAVRVLKSIESPNSMWGVWPSLAVCYYNLAEYDLALQAVNQAQKQSPNHPNGFWIGSLIYDELDQNEKASVAAIQALRVCPLDSVIFYNAIAQARPQDVAKIIDIIAEHDEQYQWTQLLSQTFRKSSELPQAIVDELKGRSDVPSGLLEIALGNLAWSHDQLDAAAAHFLAGKKNAESDYLKTIATENHLDVRLENDDFDQLFAESPPDDDLLRSLVLRAYDDSLYCDLDKLLSALKSDSPLSHNGWHTALSAWANYTNGDYEQAVTSFDAFLAWRNSVDSQPTNESQNTEPWEATDELDEATEDELDDDSWLDDVTADYLVDSLLELNRPLEILQRWPDDAAKHNRVGSFLLLRTNSALVDRFLESTATTHSDSVRLQRLRIQAAEATANKEAEQSMTYHRQAIDLGSSVYEADESYFVNELIRQFASDLVYAHAVPADTTLDDLDFEDTIDLDVLTSAAIRESIRIADDNELAAWLQRAEQLPQHSDNLDPGLQSEIGDYYLSINRLQDAIDAYQRSVEHSGDDSWSLPQRIEDAVAAMVRAGQVDEAKQWIAANPIPDSEVADQAVVDIANGDFASLQSHLDAAVKSSATGWLQRRSSTIGLNRDVDSPELADLIRQYPLRIPYILVDSAGELLRERDASFEPQPLADALESVLGESFTFESVKHENRRDKNADTQAWLFQSTAGQRILISWRERQYQTDNLPGGLGDSLSTPVMATKIAILDEQANSLLRLFSIASELAGQDAKAFRWSGGDEIWSGPKLQQQLAWTDRVPVQHAVKAPPLREAPSTDDDEHSEYEFIGIDEWEQHLKDAGGTFTATLDLYANGVRESIPCTINQIDADEYDIYISVARDSVLVPFIKTGFTYTCGPSNLSLPKTKPK
- a CDS encoding Hsp70 family protein: MNARYSIGIDLGTTNSVVAFCPLDAPDDLQLMKIPQLVQPGQIEARESLPSFLYLPRESEVDSLRTAYNPDPAGGVVGAYARSQAADNPQRVVVAAKSWLCHSSVGRTDAVLPWQSPPEVNKVSAYECTVRFLSHLVAAWNEQHDDAPLREQQVVLTVPASFAPAARELTRQAAVAAGLPETFVLLEEPQAAVYRWLSAQGDDWRQTLHADDVMLVVDVGGGTTDLTLVSVSQKDGELNLERLAVGNHLLLGGDNMDLALAHFASTKFAESGHDLDPWQSVALWHACRDAKEQLLSPDGPEQQTVSVLGRGSSLIGGTISAEIGKAETQQLIVEGFFPKCDAAARPEHNAASGFQDIGLPYEADAAITKHVAAFLAAQSSDESSANVTPTHVLFNGGVFRSETLRTRMLDTLNSWYDDDPVVLGGLDDLDTSVAMGAAYYGFSKQSGGIRIRGGTARSYYVGIETAGLAIPGVPRPLRALCVAARGMEEGTETEVPSEEVGIVVGKPAQFRFFSSAVRSDDQAGSKLDRWSPEEVVEIEPITVHLTSESTSGEAFIPVKFASRITELGMFELWCHSTRGDEKWKMEFNARESAK
- a CDS encoding DUF2760 domain-containing protein; translation: MGLGIAFRAFSAALFDNQASERIRQALQPESSPETEPKLLPKTEPQPAAAAPPPAAKPVRSDAITLLSALQREARFVDLVQEDLTKYADAQVGAAARPCLQQCASTLARFFELAPVSDVGEGAQLDVGEDGSPERYQWIGEGSATSGKLIHQGWQATKVELPTYRGSERDANVIAPAQVQR
- a CDS encoding leucine-rich repeat domain-containing protein → MTQKHSFDTRFHPIAAARFVMLLTVAMLIGCSRSDSDGVNSQSQPGDSAAVSQPKKAPVIADNDEDVEALEEAGYVLEKNHAGNVVELAVSSDVSIADSLPHLRGLPSVEVAIFNGPGVDDKGMAAIESLGKLKRLTLTDSAISDVTLQSVGKLENLEALFLRRTGVTDEGLAHLTPLKKLRAIDLRNTNIADAGLDSLAKIKSLADIQLEKSKVTDEGVAKLDGLSLKSFNANYCTSISNKSLEVLGKMKSLESIQLDYTKIDDEGMPALEGLTKLKRLRIRGSDVTGEGLKSIADLKTLERLELRDTSLDDDGMKIISELPNVKFLDISECRLVSSEGLQTIGGLTKLTYLGLWETKTDDEAVNAFGNLTNLTELNLMSTKVSDESVDTLMKLQNLERLNVAGTRFTDEGFSKLASLPKLKYINVANTDIGFLLVEELNEKYKDLKIAESENE